The genomic segment GGGGACGCCTCGAAGCCGCGACGGACGTCCTCGACCGGCTCTCCCGTGCGTGGGTCGACCATCTTCTGCGACACCGGCGTGAGCGCGTCCGCGTCGAGCATGCGGAAGTGCGTCCGCGCGTCTCGTGCCGCCGCGTAGAGCTTCACCGGGACCTGGTGATCGCCGAACGCGATCACACCCTTCCACATCGCGCGCACGCTCATGACGAGCGCTCCCCGACCCGGTCCCGCGCTTCGGCGCCCTGCTCTTCGAAGCAAGGCGCGCAGGACCAGCTCGACCGCACGACGCAGTGCTCGCACAGACACGCGTCGCACCAGGTGCATCGGACGGTCAGCGCGTAGCGGACCTCGTGCTCACACCGCGCACAGCGCTCCATGTCTTCGAACATGTCTTCGAACGTGTCTTCGAACGTGATCTCTCGGAGCATGCATGGCGGGGAAGCAACGTCCGCACCGTCCTGGCCGTTCAGCTCGCGCGCGCTCGAGTCGCGGCAAGTCGCCCCGGGCGTGGCAATGCGCGCTCGGCGGTCCAGGCGCTCAGGGGAGCGGGCGGCGCGCGGCGTCGTAGCCGTCCCACGGATCGGGCCGCTCGAGCGACTCCAGCGCTTCGAGCAGGGTGCGCCGCGGCCCTCGCTCCAGGTCGTCCCAGGCGACCGGGAGGGCGACCGGGGCGTCCGCGCTCGCCCTGGTGGAGTAGGGAGCGATGGCGGTGGCGCCGCGTCCGTTGCGGAGATAGTCGACGAAGATCTTCCCGCGCCGCGCGCGCTTGCTGCTCGTCGCCACGTACCGGTCGGGGTGCTCCTGCACGAGCGACTCCGCGACCGCCTTGCAGAACGCCTTCGTGCGTCTCCACCCGGCAGACGGCAGGAGCGGCGCCACCACGTGGAGCCCCTTGCCGCCGGTGGCGAGGCAGAACGCGGTCAGCCCCAGCCCCTCCAGCATGCCCCGCACGTCGTGAGCGGCGCCGAGCACCGCGTCGAAGCCGACCGCCTCGTCGGGGTCGAGGTCGATGACGATCCGCTCCGGCTGCTCGACGGCGTCGGCCCGCGCGCCCCAGACGTGGATCTCGAGCGCGCTGATCTGCGCGAGCGCCCGCAGGCCCTCCACGTCGTCGACCCGGACGTGTGGCTCGTCGTCGCCCACCTCTGCGGCGCGCAGCGCGTCGGGCGCGCCCTGCATCCGATGCTTCTGATGGAAACGCGGGCCGTCGATCCCGCGCGGGGCGCGCACGAGCATCAGCGGTCGACCGGCGACGCGCGGGAGCATGCGCGGGGCGACGGCCTCGTAGTACGCGGCGAGCTCGCGCTTCTCGAGTCCGACGCCATCGAAGAGCACGCGGTCGGGGTTCGTGAGCGTGACCCGCGGCGCCTCGCGCTCCTCGAGGGCCACGAAGACGGGGTGGCGCAGACGACCGGCCCGGGTCTCTTCCTTGGCCTTCACACGCGCGCTCAGCGTCGGGGAGACCCAGCGGACGCCCTTCAGCCGCGGCGCGTCTTCGACCGGCGGCGCATCCGTCTCGAGCGGCTCGAGCTGCGCGCGAAGGCGCTTCAGCGTGGCGCGGTCGAAGCCGGTGCCGACCTTGCCCGCGTAGCGCAGCGCGCCTTCGTCCCAGCGCCCGAGCACGAGCGCCCCGAGCCCCACGCGCGCGCCCGAAGGCTCCGTGAACCCGACGATCGGCCGCGTCAGCTCGGCGCTGCAGCGCGCCTTGCGCCAGGAGCGAGTCCGCTTGCCCTCATAGATCGCATCGCGCCGCTTGCTCACCACCCCCTCGGCGCCGAGCGCGCACGCCTCGCGGTGGAGCGCGGCGCCGTCCTCGAAGGCCTCGGAGAAGCGGAGCGGGTCCATGCCTTCGCCGATCACGGTCGCGAGCAGCGCTCGGCGTGCATCGAGCCGCGCCCCGCGGAGGTCGTATCCGTCGAGCGTCAGGAGATCGAACGCCACGTAGCGCAGCGCGTCCGCGCGTCCTTCGGAGAGCGCGCGCTGGAGCGCCCCGAAGTCGGTCGTGCCGTCGGCGCCGAACACGACCAGCTCCCCGTCGACCCACGCGTCGTCGACGTCGAGCTTCGCGAGCGCGGCCGCGATCGAGGGCGCCTTCGCCGTCCAGTCCAGCCCCTTGCGCGTCGTCAGTTTCACCTCGCCCCGGTCCAGGCGCGCGAGCACGCGGTAGCCGTCGAGCTTCAGCTCGTGGATCCACGCGTCCCCTCTCGGCGGCGCGTCGATGCGGGTCGCCAGCTGCGGCTTCACGTCCACCCGCGCGCGTCTCCTCGCGCCTTCGATCTCGGCCGGATCGGGGCGCTCCGACCCGCGCTGGATCGCCTCGACCGTGCGGCCGGTCTCCACGCTCGTCGTGAAGCGGTCGACCAGCGGAGGTCCACCGTCGACGGCGTGCGCGTCGCGACCCTTGATGAGCAGCCAGTCGCCGCGCTTCGTCTTCACCAGCGTCCAGCGGCCCTTCAGGCGCTCGCCGTTCAGCTCGAAGCGGAGGCGGCCTCGCTCCATCCCCTCGTCGGGGTCGCTCAGCGGCGCCCAGGTGCCGGTGTCCCAGAGCTGCACCGGGCCGCCGCCGTACTGCCCGCTCGGGATCACGCCCTCGAACGTCGCATACGAGAGCGGGTGATCTTCGGTGCGGACCGCGAGCCGCTTGTCCTTCGGGTCCGCGCTCGGGCCCTTCGGCACGGCCCAGCTCCAGAGCACGCCGCCATGCTCCAGGCGAAAGTCGTAGTGCAGGCGAGAGGCGTCGTGCCGCTGCACGACGAAGACCGGCGCCCCATCGCTCGGCTCGGTCTCGCCGGCCGGCTCGGAGGTCTTGGTGAAGTCGCGCTTGGCCGCGTACTCGCGCAGGGGCTCGCCCATGTTCGCTCCGAGCCGGCTCCTAGACGCGGCGTCGAGCGGGCCAAGTCGACGCCGGTCTCTCACTCCTCGGAGCGCGTCAGGCGGCGCGCGAGCCGGCGTCGCAGCGGGGTGAGCAACAGCACGAGCACGGCGAGGATCTCGAGCCGCCCCATCCACATCAGCAGAGCCAGCCCGACCTTGCTCACGTCGGGCATCCCGCTCGAGACCCAGCCCGCGCTCAACCCCACGCCGCCGAGCGCGGAGGCGCAGTCGAAGAGCACGTCGTCGAACGGCGCCCCGCTCGGGCTCACGAGCTGCGCGGTCACGGCGGCCCCCGCGATCAGCGTGAGCCAGAGCGTGGTCGTGACCGCCGCCGACTGCATCTGGCGCGTCGCCTCGGCGTCCTCGACCCGCTCCCCGTCGAAGCGGTAGACCGGCTGACGACCCTCCTGGGTGGACTCCCACGCCACCCGGCCGACGATCCCCTCGAGGAGCCACGCGAGCCGACGCGCCTTGATGCCCCCGCTGGTGGAGCCGCTCTCCGCTCCCACGACCATCGCCCCGCCGAGGAGCAGGAGGAGCGGCGCGGGATAGGCGGCGACGTCGACGGCGCTGAAGCCGCACGTCGTCAGCGCCGAGGTCCAGGTGAAGGCCGCGTCCAGCGCGGAGCCGCCGGCGGCGATGCGCAGGTGCGCCAGCGCGGTGATGCACCCTCCGAGGGCGAGGAGGCCAACCAGGAGCCGAAGCTCGGTGCGACGCAGGAGCTCTCGCCATCGCCTTCGGAAGAGTAGGAGGTGGTAGGAGACCATGCTGATCCCGCCCAGCGTCATCACGAGCATGCCGGCGAGCTTCAGCTCTGTAGGATAGCTCCGGAAGCTGTCGTCGGTGACCGTCATGCCGGCGGTGGCGATGCCGGTCAAGCCGTGGTTCAGCGCCTCCCACGGCGGCATGCCCAGCCCCGCGAAGAGGGCGACGGCGAACGCGCTCAGGCCGCCGTAGATCGCGAGCAGGTGTCGAAAGGCGTCGGGTGGCTCGGCCTCCACGGGCGCCGAGAGCTCGGCGCGCATCACCCCGAACGCGTCGTCGTCGGGCCGCGCGACCACGTACACGAAGACCGTCATGCCGAGGCCTCCCACCCACTGGCCGAGGCTCCTCCAGAGCTGGAGCGGGGCGGGCAGCTCGCTGGGTCGCGACGCCATCGACAGCCCCGTGCTGGTGAAGGCGGACATGCTCTCGAAGAACGCGTTCTGGAGGTCGGCGTAGCGGCCCGCCTGGGCGCCGCCGCCGTACCCGATCACCACGAACGGGATCATCCCGATCGCCGCGACGGTCAGCCAGCCGCCGGCGACCGCCACCATGCGGGTGGGGACCGGGATGGATCCGTCTGCGGGGCCGAACGCGGCGCGCAGGGCTCCATATGCGAGCGCCGACACGCCGAAGGTCGTGGCGAAGGCGGCGACGCATCGCCACCCGCACGCGAGGCACGCCGGCAGCGTCAAGAGCGACAGCGCCCCCGGGACGGCGAGCATCGGCGCCATCAGCGCGAAGGCCTGACGCGCGACGCTGCGGGTAGGGAGGGGCGCGCTCGGCGTGGGACTTCGGTCGGCCACGTCGTCTGCTGGGTAGCCGCGCTCGGCCGAGACCAAAGAAGCGGCTCGCGCTCGCGCCGCGTCCCGCGCCCCCCGTAGATGGGATAGCCTCCGCGGGTGCGCGCCCGCGTTCGCGTTCAGACGGCCGATGGGACGGAGACCGATCTCGCGCCCGGAGACATCATCGGGCGGCTGCCGTTCGCGGCGCTGCATCTGGCCGATCCCCGGGTGAGCGAGGCGCACGCGATGGTCAGCCTGCGCGCAGGCGAGCTGGCGTTGCTCGCGCTTCGACGGCGTTTCGGCGTCGACGGGCGCGCACGCAGCGACGTCGTGCTCGAGCCAGGGTTGGAGGTCTCGATCGGCGAGGGGCTCACCCTGCTCGTCGTCGAGGTCGCGCTGCCCGATGAGGTCCTGGCCCTCACCGCGCCCGGCCTGCCCACCGTGCCGTTGCCTCCGGTGCTCTCGCTCTTCGGCGGCGACCCCCCGCGGGTCCGCCCGCGCTTCGAGGGCGACGCGGCGGCGGTGATCTTCAGCCAGGGTGCGCGCTTTCGCGTGCGGATTGGGGGCGCGACGCGAGAGATCGCGGCGGGCGACACGCTCGAGCTGGCCGGCACCCGCTTCTCCGTCGTGTCCGTGCCCCTACGCGAGGCGGAGGCGGCGCGCACGATCGCGCAGCCCGACGCTGCCCCCCGCATCTGGACGCTGCACCACGACATCGTTCGCGTCACGCGGCGAGGAGAGGAGCTGCTCGCCTTGCGCGGCTACACCGCCCAGATCGTGAGTGAGTTGGCGGCGATCGGGCAACCCGCGCCGTGGGAGGCGGTGGCGCGCGAGCTCTGGCGGGACGACGCGGACTCCATGATGGTGCGGCGTCGATGGGACATGGCCCTCGGCCGTCTCCGGCACAAGCTGCGCGAGGCGGGACTGCCGATAGACCTCGTCCGCGCGGACGGGGCGGGCAACGTGGAGCTGCACGTCCCGAGCTCGGACCGGGTCGAGGATCGATCCTGATGGACGGGCCAGAGAGCTGCGGTGGGTTCTCGGAGGACGGAGAGTACGCGGGCGACGCGCCGACCGAGCTAGCGAAGTCGGGCCCCCGCTACTCGGACGCAGCGCGGGTGGGGGCCGGGAGCATGGGTGTGGTCGAGGTCGTGACCGATCGCGAGCTCGGCCGGGAGGTCGCGCGCAAGCGGCTGCGCGAAGGGGGCGATCTGCGCGCGGCCGAAAGGCTGCGCCGTGAAGCCGCCGTGGCCGCCTCCCTCGAGCACCCGGGCATCGTGCCCGTCTACGACGTGGGGGAGGGGCGAGGGGGCCCCTGGTACACGATGCGCCTCGTCCGGGGGCGCACTCTCGCCGAGGTGCTGCGGGGGCGCCAGACGATGGCTGAGCGGCTGCCCCTGCTCCGCCGCTTCCTGGTGGCGTGCGAGGCGGTCGCGTATGGGCACCGTCGTGGCGTGATCCACCGCGACCTCAAGCCCGCGAACATCATGCTGGGCGACGAGGGCGAGACGCAGGTCGTCGACTGGGGACTGGCGCGCGCGGCGCCCGGCGGGGGCGGAGGAGCGCTCGCGAGCGACGCGCGGCTCACCGCCGCGGGCGCGGTGCTCGGGACGCCGGCGTACATGAGCCCGGAGCAGGCCGGCGCGTTCGGCGAGCCCTACGCGGACGCGCGCTCGGATGTCTGGTCTCTGGGCGCCATCCTGTTCGAGATCCTCGGCGGCGCCCCGCCGTACGAGGGGTCGAGCGAGGAGGTGTTGCGTCAGCTCGGCGTGAGGGCGCCCGACGTGACGCGCGTAGCGGAGGCCCCGCGCGAGCTCGTCGCGATCGTGTCGAGGGCCCTCGCTCACCGCCCCGAGGACCGCTACGCCTCCGCGGAGGCGCTCACCGAAGATCTCGAGCGCCACCTGGAGGGGCGCCTCGTAGACGCCTACGACTACGGGCCACTCGACCACCTC from the Sandaracinaceae bacterium genome contains:
- the ligD gene encoding non-homologous end-joining DNA ligase, whose translation is MGEPLREYAAKRDFTKTSEPAGETEPSDGAPVFVVQRHDASRLHYDFRLEHGGVLWSWAVPKGPSADPKDKRLAVRTEDHPLSYATFEGVIPSGQYGGGPVQLWDTGTWAPLSDPDEGMERGRLRFELNGERLKGRWTLVKTKRGDWLLIKGRDAHAVDGGPPLVDRFTTSVETGRTVEAIQRGSERPDPAEIEGARRRARVDVKPQLATRIDAPPRGDAWIHELKLDGYRVLARLDRGEVKLTTRKGLDWTAKAPSIAAALAKLDVDDAWVDGELVVFGADGTTDFGALQRALSEGRADALRYVAFDLLTLDGYDLRGARLDARRALLATVIGEGMDPLRFSEAFEDGAALHREACALGAEGVVSKRRDAIYEGKRTRSWRKARCSAELTRPIVGFTEPSGARVGLGALVLGRWDEGALRYAGKVGTGFDRATLKRLRAQLEPLETDAPPVEDAPRLKGVRWVSPTLSARVKAKEETRAGRLRHPVFVALEEREAPRVTLTNPDRVLFDGVGLEKRELAAYYEAVAPRMLPRVAGRPLMLVRAPRGIDGPRFHQKHRMQGAPDALRAAEVGDDEPHVRVDDVEGLRALAQISALEIHVWGARADAVEQPERIVIDLDPDEAVGFDAVLGAAHDVRGMLEGLGLTAFCLATGGKGLHVVAPLLPSAGWRRTKAFCKAVAESLVQEHPDRYVATSSKRARRGKIFVDYLRNGRGATAIAPYSTRASADAPVALPVAWDDLERGPRRTLLEALESLERPDPWDGYDAARRPLP
- a CDS encoding potassium transporter TrkG, yielding MADRSPTPSAPLPTRSVARQAFALMAPMLAVPGALSLLTLPACLACGWRCVAAFATTFGVSALAYGALRAAFGPADGSIPVPTRMVAVAGGWLTVAAIGMIPFVVIGYGGGAQAGRYADLQNAFFESMSAFTSTGLSMASRPSELPAPLQLWRSLGQWVGGLGMTVFVYVVARPDDDAFGVMRAELSAPVEAEPPDAFRHLLAIYGGLSAFAVALFAGLGMPPWEALNHGLTGIATAGMTVTDDSFRSYPTELKLAGMLVMTLGGISMVSYHLLLFRRRWRELLRRTELRLLVGLLALGGCITALAHLRIAAGGSALDAAFTWTSALTTCGFSAVDVAAYPAPLLLLLGGAMVVGAESGSTSGGIKARRLAWLLEGIVGRVAWESTQEGRQPVYRFDGERVEDAEATRQMQSAAVTTTLWLTLIAGAAVTAQLVSPSGAPFDDVLFDCASALGGVGLSAGWVSSGMPDVSKVGLALLMWMGRLEILAVLVLLLTPLRRRLARRLTRSEE
- a CDS encoding FHA domain-containing protein — translated: MRARVRVQTADGTETDLAPGDIIGRLPFAALHLADPRVSEAHAMVSLRAGELALLALRRRFGVDGRARSDVVLEPGLEVSIGEGLTLLVVEVALPDEVLALTAPGLPTVPLPPVLSLFGGDPPRVRPRFEGDAAAVIFSQGARFRVRIGGATREIAAGDTLELAGTRFSVVSVPLREAEAARTIAQPDAAPRIWTLHHDIVRVTRRGEELLALRGYTAQIVSELAAIGQPAPWEAVARELWRDDADSMMVRRRWDMALGRLRHKLREAGLPIDLVRADGAGNVELHVPSSDRVEDRS